Proteins encoded in a region of the Streptomyces violaceoruber genome:
- the redM gene encoding L-proline--[L-prolyl-carrier protein] ligase RedM, producing MSAATPSVIRLPRDTSAQHAARPAFVGSDPLTYGEFTARVEAVAARLLSLGTRTGDRIAVWMDKQPRYAEAIVAALEAGCAYVPLDGGQPVSRVRTILADAEPVVLFTDAHHAALLGDDDLPASVTTVVAVGDALPDTVGGIPVAPWESWEQGRAGRVTLLPSLTPGDLAALLYTSGSTGTPKGVQISHGALANFVAWARDELDVGPDDVFAGHASFNFDLSTFDLFTALSCGAAVWIVPDAATKDVTALAEGIRRHRITVWYSVPSVLHLLTTSAALTPEHAASLRYVLFAGEVFPVPQLRALRELLPPGTPLYNLYGPTETNVCTYHRVRPEDLHRATPVPIGLPITGAGTTVVDDAGRTVREPGAIGELHVSGVCVTPGYWRRAEEPVSTAHCRGVHPTGDLVSYEEDGRLVYRGRKDRMVKLSGYRVELGEIEAAALRHPGIAEAAVLVDGSGPKARLRLYYTLCEGAERIGLVELKQHCARHLPTYMVPHGAVRLDRMPLNPNGKTDYRRLGLDAPPRPAAPLGTAR from the coding sequence ATGAGCGCCGCCACTCCCTCCGTGATACGCCTGCCACGGGACACGTCCGCGCAGCACGCGGCCCGGCCCGCCTTCGTCGGCTCCGACCCCCTGACGTACGGGGAGTTCACCGCCCGGGTCGAGGCCGTGGCCGCCCGCCTGCTCAGCCTCGGGACACGCACCGGCGACCGGATCGCGGTCTGGATGGACAAGCAGCCGCGCTACGCCGAGGCGATCGTCGCCGCCCTGGAGGCCGGGTGCGCCTACGTCCCCCTGGACGGCGGCCAGCCGGTGAGCAGGGTGCGGACCATCCTGGCGGACGCCGAACCCGTGGTCCTGTTCACCGACGCGCACCACGCCGCCCTGCTCGGGGACGACGACCTGCCGGCCTCGGTCACCACGGTCGTGGCCGTCGGCGACGCACTGCCCGACACCGTGGGCGGCATCCCGGTCGCCCCCTGGGAGAGCTGGGAGCAGGGCCGCGCCGGGCGGGTCACCCTGCTGCCCTCCCTCACCCCCGGCGACCTCGCCGCCCTCCTCTACACCTCGGGGTCCACCGGCACGCCCAAGGGGGTGCAGATCTCGCACGGCGCACTGGCCAACTTCGTGGCCTGGGCCCGCGACGAGCTGGACGTCGGCCCCGACGACGTGTTCGCGGGCCACGCCTCCTTCAACTTCGACCTGAGCACCTTCGACCTCTTCACCGCGCTGTCCTGCGGGGCCGCGGTGTGGATCGTCCCCGACGCCGCGACCAAGGACGTGACCGCGCTGGCCGAGGGCATCCGCCGGCACCGGATCACCGTCTGGTACTCCGTCCCCTCGGTCCTGCACCTGCTGACCACCTCCGCGGCGCTCACCCCCGAGCACGCCGCGAGCCTGCGCTACGTCCTGTTCGCCGGCGAGGTCTTCCCCGTCCCGCAACTGCGCGCGCTGCGTGAACTGCTCCCGCCCGGCACCCCGCTCTACAACCTCTACGGCCCCACCGAGACCAACGTCTGCACCTACCACCGGGTGCGCCCCGAGGACCTGCACCGGGCCACCCCCGTGCCGATCGGACTGCCCATCACCGGCGCCGGGACCACCGTCGTGGACGACGCCGGACGCACCGTCCGGGAGCCCGGCGCGATCGGCGAACTCCACGTCTCCGGCGTGTGCGTGACCCCCGGCTACTGGCGGCGTGCCGAGGAGCCGGTCTCCACCGCCCACTGCCGGGGCGTGCACCCCACCGGCGACCTGGTCAGTTACGAGGAGGACGGCCGGCTGGTCTACCGGGGGCGCAAGGACCGCATGGTGAAGCTCTCCGGCTACCGGGTCGAGCTGGGCGAGATCGAGGCCGCCGCGCTGCGCCACCCCGGCATCGCCGAAGCCGCCGTCCTGGTCGACGGCTCGGGACCCAAGGCACGGCTGCGGCTCTACTACACCCTGTGCGAGGGCGCCGAGCGGATCGGCCTGGTGGAGCTCAAGCAGCACTGCGCACGGCACCTGCCGACCTACATGGTGCCGCACGGCGCCGTCCGCCTGGACCGGATGCCGCTCAACCCCAACGGCAAGACCGACTACCGCCGCCTCGGTCTCGACGCCCCGCCCCGCCCGGCGGCGCCGCTCGGAACGGCCCGGTAG
- a CDS encoding aminotransferase class I/II-fold pyridoxal phosphate-dependent enzyme, whose protein sequence is MTDSVDALPDTARIRERVVHVIAARTLYDESHLRPESHFEADLGIDSVIMESVLVSVREHFGLSAALPAGPTTIGELVDAVGAALAGTGDDRPAPAAGPLPAVPAEGTGDPVTEAVVAAAMRQTQYQRHQLGLDADLEGELGVDSVVLTSVVAEATERLGLTGAAPDAAGATTLRALADALRGLVAAAPGTAVPEAAPATGAAAPAPGRSGNAPAPGADGWDHRSMKDFTEQRDPDLFAKTRSFAGYLRSREKDRLYWYGMPLHSRCGSRAVIFDELEGRKREFLMFASNNYLGLANHPSVIEAVVDATRTYGATHTGSRFIGGTNMLHKELERRLAAFKQRPACIVYPGGYSANLGAISALVKSYDTLVVDRLNHMSIVDGARLSGAVRKIYRHNDMADLERILSRSAAEGTGGRLIVADGVFSMHGDVCDLPEIVRLAKEYDARVMIDDAHATGVLGVRGSGTAEHFGLKGEVDLELGTMSKTLAGMGGFVVGEEEVVEYLRYYSNSYVFAANIPAGVAAGLIASIDVIESEPERLKRLWTNIGTLRDRLLDAGFDLEHSESAILPIVIGDERRAMELGRAVRARGLFCQTVVYPGVPLGDARLRVSVTCEHTPQDLELAAEIFVDAARETGVLPGTP, encoded by the coding sequence ATGACCGACTCCGTCGACGCACTCCCCGACACCGCGCGGATCCGCGAACGCGTCGTGCACGTCATCGCCGCCCGCACCCTGTACGACGAGAGCCACCTGCGGCCGGAGAGCCACTTCGAGGCCGACCTCGGCATCGACTCCGTCATCATGGAGTCCGTCCTGGTCTCCGTCCGTGAGCACTTCGGCCTGTCCGCCGCGCTGCCCGCCGGCCCCACGACCATCGGCGAACTCGTCGACGCCGTGGGCGCCGCGCTCGCCGGCACCGGCGACGACCGGCCCGCACCGGCCGCCGGCCCCCTGCCGGCGGTCCCGGCGGAAGGGACCGGCGACCCCGTCACCGAGGCCGTGGTCGCGGCCGCCATGCGGCAGACCCAGTACCAGCGGCACCAGCTCGGCCTCGACGCCGACCTGGAGGGCGAACTGGGCGTCGACTCGGTCGTCCTGACCTCCGTCGTCGCCGAGGCCACCGAGCGGCTCGGGCTCACCGGCGCCGCCCCGGACGCGGCCGGCGCCACGACCCTGCGCGCCCTGGCCGACGCCCTGCGCGGCCTCGTCGCGGCGGCCCCGGGGACGGCGGTCCCGGAGGCGGCACCGGCGACGGGCGCGGCGGCCCCGGCCCCCGGCCGGAGCGGGAATGCGCCCGCGCCCGGCGCGGACGGCTGGGACCACCGCTCCATGAAGGACTTCACCGAACAGCGCGACCCCGACCTGTTCGCCAAGACCCGCAGCTTCGCCGGCTATCTGCGCTCCCGCGAGAAGGACCGCCTGTACTGGTACGGCATGCCGCTGCACTCCCGGTGCGGGAGCCGCGCCGTCATCTTCGACGAACTGGAGGGCCGCAAGCGCGAGTTCCTCATGTTCGCCTCGAACAACTACCTCGGCCTCGCCAACCACCCCAGCGTGATCGAGGCCGTCGTCGACGCCACCCGCACCTACGGTGCCACCCACACCGGCTCCCGCTTCATCGGCGGCACCAACATGCTGCACAAGGAACTGGAGCGCCGCCTGGCGGCCTTCAAGCAGCGGCCCGCCTGCATCGTCTATCCCGGCGGCTACTCCGCGAACCTCGGTGCCATCTCGGCACTGGTCAAGAGCTACGACACCCTCGTCGTCGACCGCCTCAACCACATGAGCATCGTCGACGGGGCACGGCTCTCCGGCGCCGTGCGCAAGATCTACCGGCACAACGACATGGCCGACCTGGAGCGGATCCTCAGCCGCAGCGCGGCGGAGGGCACCGGCGGCAGGCTCATCGTCGCGGACGGCGTCTTCAGCATGCACGGCGACGTGTGCGACCTGCCCGAGATCGTCCGGCTGGCCAAGGAGTACGACGCCCGCGTGATGATCGACGACGCCCACGCCACCGGTGTCCTCGGCGTACGCGGCTCCGGCACCGCCGAGCACTTCGGGCTCAAGGGCGAGGTCGACCTGGAGCTGGGCACCATGAGCAAGACCCTGGCCGGCATGGGCGGGTTCGTGGTCGGCGAGGAGGAAGTCGTCGAGTACCTGCGCTACTACTCCAACTCCTACGTCTTCGCCGCGAACATCCCCGCCGGCGTCGCCGCCGGACTGATCGCCTCCATCGACGTCATCGAGTCCGAGCCGGAACGCCTCAAGCGGCTGTGGACCAACATCGGCACGCTGCGGGACCGGCTCCTGGACGCCGGGTTCGACCTGGAGCACTCCGAGAGCGCCATCCTGCCCATCGTCATCGGCGACGAACGCCGGGCGATGGAGCTGGGCCGGGCGGTGCGCGCCCGCGGCCTGTTCTGCCAGACCGTGGTCTACCCCGGCGTGCCCCTCGGCGACGCCCGGCTGCGGGTCAGCGTCACCTGCGAACACACGCCGCAGGACCTGGAGCTGGCCGCGGAGATCTTCGTCGACGCCGCCCGCGAGACCGGCGTACTGCCGGGCACGCCCTGA
- a CDS encoding acyl carrier protein, with protein MTPRKLITDYIADAWMGGDAEGLEPDTPIAELNIIDSAAIFDLVHYLQGEFRVTVPLPEVTLQNFRSVNAICALVDRLRQNEGGTAA; from the coding sequence ATGACTCCTCGGAAACTGATCACCGACTACATCGCCGACGCCTGGATGGGCGGCGACGCCGAAGGCCTGGAGCCGGACACCCCCATCGCGGAGCTGAACATCATCGACTCCGCCGCCATCTTCGACCTCGTCCACTACCTGCAGGGAGAGTTCCGCGTCACGGTGCCGCTGCCGGAGGTCACCCTGCAGAACTTCAGGTCCGTCAACGCGATCTGCGCCCTGGTCGACCGGCTCCGGCAGAACGAGGGGGGAACCGCGGCATGA